The region ACGGCGTGCTCCGTATTATTAATGCATAGGCAGCTCATCGGATGACGTTTTTTTCAGTGGTGAGATAATGCGGGGGCTCCTACACTAGGTATCCGGAGACTCTGCCTTTGTCGTACTGACAAACCTTGAAGAATTGCCATTACCTGTAGGGCCCTTGATAGATGCTCATATGTTTTGAAGCAGAGTGATGTTTCATGAATGTGACTTGTACGTTGGCTAATTAGTGTTTTTAGACTATACACTGTTTCTTTAGCTTCTTCCCAGCATCAGCCTCTCTGAACTGTCATTAGAAGAACTAGGACTCACCAGGACACTACCCATGTCATCCAGCTTTTTTCTTCATTGCAAAGCACGTAGCCGGAGAATAAGAGACGGTTTCGCGCTTTAGCTTGCCGGCCCAGTGGTCCACGGGTAGCTGAAGATGGTGGGAGATTCGGGGCTCCAGCGCCCCAAGTTTAGGGCCCGCGGCTTTAAACTTAGACGGGAAGATTATCTCCTGACCAGTCCCACTCCGTAGCTGTACCTGTCTACCAGATGTTTACATTCGATACCTCGGGTTGTAAGTTGTTTACCTTACTATATGTGGCATTAACTCACTATAAACTTGGGTACTAGGCTTCCATGACTAGTTAAGGGCCGCCGCCGCTTGGTTTCGCTGCACGACTCTAACAACACAGATACGGACTCTTGTACACAGTGCGGGCACGGTACACCCAGCGTTTTTTCGAATCAAGTTGTTTTTTCGAATCAAGCTCTGAATACTCCTTGATCCTGGACTCCCAAACAGCAGGATAGACCGTGGACTCGAAGGGTAAATTTTGTGGTTTCAGGTTCAGTCAACTAAAGACATTTGCGGCATATCCGCCAGAAACGACTCAAATCACGGCCACTCGCCTATAAAGACCATCGCTTCTCTATAAGCAAGATGCCCAAATCCATGACTCTCAGTCCTGAGGATATATTCTCCGATGAATCTAGCTTCTATGGTACGCTATCCAGTCGCAATAAATTGTTGATCTTTCGTGCTGACAGTGCCCGAGGCTCTGAGGAAGAAACAACACAGATGGAAAGAGTGGCAGCCACATATAATCCAGAGACTTACTGGATAAGAATCCACCCGCACCTCCTAACCACAATCCAGGCTCGAAATCAAGAAGTAAACAGACAGCCCTCCAGATCGgccgaagaaaagaacaagatgGCTTATTCACCAATGGATATCGACACTGACACTAGCTACCTCCCTCGCAATGAACCGGGCCCAAATGAATCCAGCACCGACTTTCTCAAACGCGTAACTCCCTCAACTACAAGAGAGGAAGACGTCGGCCCCTGGATTTATGTGCATACAGACCAGCTTGCACGCCACAAAGAAGACCAAGCAGCATTTATCACCAAGGGTCTCGAAGCCCTAGATGAGTTTGTGGACCAAGAAAGAAAGTTGCGCGAAGAAAACGACCAAAAGAAGGGGAGCGCCATTGCCCTATCCCGAAAAGTGAAACCCTTACAGCGCGAGTTAGAAAGACACGTCTTCGAAATTGCACGCGAAACAAACTGCATCACGGGCAAGTGGATGATGTTCATTACGCCCGACCAGATTGATTCATACTGGCAAGCTGTTGCTGACGCCACAATGAAAGGGCTTCTGGGAATTTGCGCCAAGGTTGCTACGTTATCGGGTTCGGATGAGCGAAACAAGGCTCGGCTTATGGCGGTTTACACAAGGGACTATGACGATATTGCGGATGTGAAGCGCGTGTTGAGAAAGCTTGTGGAATTGAAGCTTGTGAAAAGAGGGGAACGACCGATTTATTACAAAAGGGATGCGCTGACGTATTTGAATATCAAATCGGGGAATCGCTATGGAATGAAGGTGACGGCGTTATCGAGTGTGGATGTATTGGGTGGGAAGGTCTGACTTGCTGAAGTTCAATTTGTGCATGAATATAATGGGTATCTATAGATATGACTGATGAGATGACAACTCATGCTCGCTGGTGGCTGATACGCATTTGGCCCTGCTCGGCTTCATCTGGTTGACTGTGAAGCCATGCTGGGCGAGCCGTAGATGCTCACAAGCCGATAGGAAACCATAGTGTCCTGGTGATGCGGCCGCAGTCAAAGCCCTGAATGAGCTTACCAGGGCAAGGCCTGCCTGGATATGTTGTTACGACGATTTTTGACAGTGAGAGGATCAACTCCAAATCAGCTCCTCAATCGGCTTCGTCCTCCTTTTGCATGGCCTTCTCACAGGCCGTACGGACTTCAGCCACACCCTTAACTCCTTCCCACTTTTCCAGCAACCTTCTCACCTCCTCCCaatccttctcagcctcttccctcttcccatcttcaacaagcttCGCCAACCTCCCTGGCGCTTCAAGCACCCATCTCACAGtttctttctcccttctctctctctcacGCACCGGATTACTCTCCCTCATGCGCTCCCTTAGTACCTCCCCCTCCCGGATAAGACTCCCCGCGGTCTCTGCCACAAATGAAATCGCTGGCCCAAGCGTCTTCGTCATAGTTAATGGTGCCCCCCTCTCGTCCATACTTTGTCTCATCTTCCCTATCGTCTCGACAGCCCGAATGAGCTTCGAATAGTTGTCATAAACCAGCGCCTTGCGCTCCCCATCTAGTGTACGGATATCACCAACGAGTGTATTCTCCGCTTTTAAGATAGTGGCCAGGGATGACGTAGCAAGAAGATTGTTCACGTATCGCTGCGGATCAAAATCTGGACTGTCAAGCTCTGTGCCTGCTACCACGGTCGACGGGTTCGAGATGTCGCCGGCATCGGTGTGTCGGGGGACGCTCCGCGAGCGGCGGCCATTGGGGCCGAGCCCCGCTGCGTCGGAGGGCTTGAGGTTATAATAGTCTCGGAGGGCGGCGCGATTGCGGCGCGGATGTAGGGATGGTGAGACGGCGCGGGCTGTTGAGGGGGTTGATGTTGCACTGAGACTGCCGGCGATGGAGGTGTTTAGGGCGTCGAGGGATGGGCGTCGCGAGGAGGCGGGTGTTGGGGAGTATGCGCGGGACGAAGCAATGGACGGGCGTGGGGAGGAGATGGTAGACATCATGTATTATACGAAAGGATCTGGAGGGACTGAGACAATCAGTAGAAAAAGGTAGACGGAATGTCGATTTGTGAAGACGACAGCTCCGACGCGGCGGCTTAATCTCCCCGGATTTGCTCCACCACAGCTTTGGGTAGGTACTTTTCTCTTTCACACCTACAGGTTACCACATCTACTCAATAACCTCCAGTACCATTAACACAACCATGACGACTCTTCAAGACCAACTAGCAGCCCAATTACAATCCAAATCTCTCCCCGTCTCTTCCACTTGGTTGTCCACCTTCCTTTCAACTGGCACCCACCAACGGACGCCTCTTCCAGCGCTCACAAAGACTGCCCTTTTCCGCCTGCTGAACACCGACTTCCGCGAATCACTCACGCCTCGATCTTCGACATCTACCTTACCCGCTGACATATTCGACCTCAGTGTGCAAGAGCGCCGTCTGAGCGGCCCGATTCCGCTGCAAGTCCTCGACGTCGAAGATATTGGCACGAGCGTCTGGAATCAAGTCGAGGCCATTGAGCGTGTGGAGCGAGGAGAGGCAGTCCGTGGGCGGGAGATTGTGCGAACAGTGGATATCGGcgatgagcaggatgagaatgggGGTAGTAGAAGGAGTGGTAACGCTGGTCTGAATGGAAATGCGAACGAGAGTAATGGCCCGCACAGATTAATTCTTCAGGATGCAAAGGGAACTAGGACTGTGGGGATTGAGATGGCCCGGATTGATGGGATCGGGATTGGGCAGTTGCCTATCGGCGGGAAGTTGCTCCTGGAAAATGCTACTGTAGCTCGAGGCGTGATTTTGTTGACGCCGGAGAGTGTTACGCTTCTCGGGGGAAAGATCGAATCCATGGATCTCTCTTGGAGGGCTGGGAGGAAGGCAAGACTGCTGGAAAAGATTACTGGGACAGGGACTGACACAAGGACTGAACGCGGAGGTGCTTAGATCTAAATGTGAGTCTCCCGGATGTGGTCTTATTTCTAATGGTTATTATTTCTATATACCTACAATTTTGACTAGGTAGCTGAGACTATATGGCTCAGTTCCTGCCAACCGCCTTGCATCCATGGCGCAACCATGATCGCCCGCAGTGCATCGCTAGCCTTTCCGGTCTGTGAATATGCCTTTGACAAGTCGTTAGCGTCAAGATTACTTCGAGGAGGAACACTCTGCAGAGCGGTCTTGACGCCCATTTCAGCAGGGTGTGATTCTTGTGCAGCCGAGGATAGTTCCAGCCAGCCTTGAGGGTCGTAAGGCGCTCTCATTACCGCCGCAGCGGCCTCTCCGATACGTCTCGTCTCACTTGGGACATCTGAATCACCAGCAACGCACGCGGAGATTGCAGTCAAGAGCTTGATTAACCTCGCTCTCTGATGAATCTCGATATCGTCTCTGGTGATCATGTTGTGGAGATCGGACTCAACGGCCTCGATGACGTCTCTGTCGTCGTCAAGAAGCGCGATCGCCCCCAAAAGTGTAACCGCTCCAACATGATCTGGGTAGCTCTCAACGCATTCAAACAGCTGCTGTCGAGCAACGgtcctttcctcttcgccgccCTTTGCCCACAGGACCTGTGCGAGCAGACAAACGACGTCTGGCGAGTTATCCGCTTCTTGAAGTGCATCGCGGAACATGTCGATTGCATTGTCCATGGCTCTCATATAGTAATGCGCAAGACCGGCTGTCAGATGCGCGGACAAGCGCAAGTTTTTGTACATTTCAGGCTCGAACTTTTCGGAGTCCTCCTCTGACGACAACATCAGTGCTGTTTCTGCCTTctctgcagcctcttcgTATtcctggcgagccaagagcaCACGGGCAATGTCCGCATTTGCTTGTGCGTATCTGGAAAGTGATGTCGCCGATTCAGACACTTCATATTCTGCCTCGACATGCAAACTGAGGTTGCGTAAGTTCGACTCGGCGTCTGAGAATTCCCCTATCCTCTCGGCtagaagggagaagagatgGACAAAGGGTAGGTCGGAGGGATCTTGGCTGGTCAGCTGATAGAGTGTGAAGAGCGGTTGGATCAATTGGGAAACTTCGTTTGACACTGAAGCGTCTGCAACGAGATGATCAAACAGCGTTAGTGTATACTGCTGCTTGGGCAATCTTGATGATGACCGAGAGATGTCGAAAGCATGCTCAAACAGCCCCCTAGCCTCCCGTGGTTCACCAAACAGTAGAGCGAGGAAACCCTGACCAACCCACGCCTGGGAATAATCAGGATCGGTCGATTGTGCGCGAGTAAATGCCTCGTTGGATAGTTGGATGTCATTATGGATGAGGTAAAGTGTTCCCAAGTTCGTCCAAACCTGTGCGCTTCGGTCATTCAAGTGCAAGCTTCGGACGAATGCGTGCTGCGCAACTCTCGGACTCATGCTTGTGGTCACTACTCCAAGAGCATTCCAGAACTCAGAATTCCCAGCCTCGAGCTCAATGGCTCTCTTGAAGCACCGCATTGCTGCCTTTAGAAGCCTGCGCgactgcttctttttctcacCAACAAGCTTGATGCACCTGGACGCTCGGTATTCTGCCCAGCCAAGATTGTACCAGGACACAGCCTGGGCATGAGTGTCTTGCAGCGAGACATGGATGGCACGTTTGTATGCCAGAATAGAGGCATACATGCAGTCGTTCGCCAGTGTAAGAATATCTTTCCCATCGTCCAAAGCCGTCAAGTGATTTTCTCCAACATCATCGACGTCTGTGAGGATGCACAGAGCGGAAGCTTCGAGCTGAGTGGAAAGTAGACCCCGGACTTCCTTCATCGGTAGTTTGGCTGCTTTTGACTTGACATATGAGAGTATCGCGCACGCATCGCCTACGCCCTTCCATAGGTTGAAAATGTCGGCTCTTTCAGTGGCTAGCGACTTGGCCACAATGATTGCCTTTCTGGCAAGCTCGGCACAGTCATTGAAGAGCCCAGACTCGAGGCACTTCCAGGAATTTTCTGTAAGCGTCTGAAGTAATGCTATCGTAACACCCAGCTCATTCGGACGGATTTTGAGCACCTCCTCGTATCTCGCGATGGCATCGTCATATTCACCAAGTTCCCGCTTCACGTTCGCAAGCATGTACCGAGCGAACCAGATTTGCCCTTTTTCGGTGTTCGAGAGCGTGGGTTCTAACTGCTGGGCGTGATAGAATGCCTTTGTAGCGGCGATGTATCTGCCGGAATTGTGGTAACTTTCACCCAGACCAACCCACGAATGATAATCATCAGGAGAGATTCGAAGAGCCGCTTGAAATGAAACAATACTCTTAGGATACTGTTGCTTGTTAATCTGGACTGTACCGAGAGCAGCGTATGGCCAACTGTAGCCTTTTCTTTTCGAGCCGGGCGCAGGTTTCGCCTTGCCAGAGTCAACAACACGTTGCGAGACAGCTTCAACAAGATCCCATTCCTTTTGATCTGCAAAGGTCCTCGCTAACCTCTCAGCTGCGACAATCTCAGACGGGGATAGTTCGAAGGCCTTGTGGAAGCACCTCCGCGCCCGAACTTTGTCCTTCTTATAATCTGCATAGTAGAGGCCCAAGCTAGTATAAGCCGGCGCAAAGCTTATATTGGCTTGAACGGAAGCGAGAAAACTGGCATACGCACCAGCCCGATTTTTCCGGGCAGCAGGTGATGGATCAATCTCCCACTGGCAGTATCCGATGCGATAGAGAATCTCGCCCTTGAAAACtcgattttctttttccgaAGCTTGCAGCTCTTCGAGAACGTCCTGGAGTCCTGAAAGGCCGGAAGAAAGATCTCCATTTAGTGCTCTACACCATGACAATTCGCCACGAACTTTGAGGTTTGAATGGTCCCGCTCCAAAGCACGTTCCAAGAAATTGACCGCTTCCGGGTAATCTTCATCGACCTTGAGGATGAGACCGATGCCGAGAAGACAGCTGGTGGAAGTTGGATGCCTTTGTAGTATATCCTGGAAGATCCTCTGAGCTTCAGGATGATTTCGTGGGGACTGGTGGTAAATGAGGGAGTTTGCCAGTGCTATGTTTAGAGAGTCGGAAGTGTTTTGAAGACTGATACCCGTCCTTCTGACAAGGTCATCCACATTTTGAAGTCCCTTACGGCATACATCGACAACACTTTCGTACTCCTCGAGAGACGAATAAAGCTCCGCCATGATTCTGTGGGCAACGATTGATGCGGAAGACATTTCGAACCCTTCCACCATCATGAGGAGGCGATCCTGTGCAGCCACCTCTTCTCCATTTCCATTTTCGGAtttctcagcttcttcattccGCTTGGCCGGCTCTTTGGGGAACGGAGAGAGGTCGCTCGCCAAAAATCCTTTGAGGACCTTGGTAAGATCATCTCCAGGGAAGAACTCGATGAAATCTTCAAGAAAGGGCCGGTCCCATTGGGAGAAATTCTCGACGTCTTGCCATTCCAGTACGATCTTCCAAGCAAGTTCAAACGGATGCTTGATAATAACCATATCTCGAGCAGCCTGTAGcacctcttctctctttgcaTGCTTCTCATTCGCGGGAAGAACAGTAAGAACATCATATGCCCTCTGTAGTAGTTTCTCTTCGTATGTGCGTCGAATTTGGTCATCGTGCGACCAATTGACGATTCCCCGATATAACTCTTCTAGTTCGCTCCGCCTGTAGGCATCTCGCTTTACCTCCAGAGTAACTTGGTCGATACGTGCTCCGAGGCGAGTTCTTCGTTCACCGATCTCCCGATTAATAAACTCTCTTTCTTCCGATTCGGAAATTTCGATGAGACGTTGGTAAGTATGGGCAGGGTGAGGCAGACGACCTTCGAGATAATCATAGAGCGGGCTTGTCGGCAAATGTAGTTCAAGGGCTCTCTTGTACTGCAGGCGGGTTCCATTCTTCCTTGTAAAGGCAACGTATTTGTCCACGACATCTTGACACCGATGTTTATCGTCACTGGCGTTCTAATTAGCGTCCAAAGTTGCACCAGGGGTCTGTCCTTCACTCACAGAGCAGCAAATACCAGCCCAAGTTTGATTACAACCTCTCGATACTGCTCCAGGTACTGAATTCCTTGTCTTTCATAGAGACTTATGAGTCCCTGCCACGCTGTTTTATCGTCGCCCTTGATGCGAGTGGCCGCGAGGTACGCTCTTTCGGATTCGAGGAAGTGATTCAGTTTATCTTGCGCAAGACCAAGAAAGACATTTCTAGGTGTCGAGCATTAGCACGGCACTGAAAGAATGTGCCACTTCACTCACGCATGATAGTTTTGAGGCTGTTCCTTGACAATGGCCTTGGCTTTGTCGGCTGCAAGCTCGAAATTTTTCGCATCGAGGGCCGCCCGCACCTCCTTGAGAGCCGATTTGCTTGACATCTTAAAAGCAATCGCCTCATGGGCTTGTCGGAGGTTGCTATTTCCTGGCTTGGGAGCTTGGAGAAGGGAAAACACTCTCGGTGGGGAAGCCGGACACTGCGTGGACTGCGGTACGTCAGAGCCCGCTTATCGCTCTTGAGGTAGCGCCGTTTCGTCTCCGCATTGCTGACTGCAGCTCCCCATGATAACCTCCAGCTGATCCATGACTGATTCTATATTGACTTGTGATATTATTCGCTCTTTTTTCAAGATCACGAGAACATCTATTTGCTAGCTTTGTGACCGAATTCCATAGTTTCTTGTTTCGTCGACACCAAGCTGCATTCGTTGGTGAGCAGCTCTTATCAGCAGCATCAAGCGCGTCTAACATATGGTCAAAACTAAGAAGCCAGATTGATATCCAGCGCGGTaaacattttttttttttttataagAATTACCGATCATCTTTTCTTCAGGATTTTGACCGATTTGTACCGGTAACCGCGGACCCGGACAAGTTCAGCACGAACATGGCGTCCCTTCGCCTGCGAATCGATGGCGCTAGGTTCAAAGATCCTCAGAATCGTGAGATTACATTAAGAGGAATCAACGTGGCAGGAGAAGCCAAATATCCAAAGTCTCCCAATGTTCCCTCGAACGTCGCTGATAATTTTTTTGACGCCGACAACGTCTCATTTGTCGGACGGCCGTTCTCACTTGACGAAGCACATACACACTTTTCCAGGCTGTGGAAACTCGGTTATAATACTATAAGGTACATGTTTACTTGGGAGGCCATTGAACACGAAGGACCTGGTAAATATGATGACGAGTGGATATCCTTCACTATAGAAGTGCTTAGAATTGCGAAGCAATATCAGTTCTACGTGTTCATGGATCCGCACCAGGATGTGGTAAGTTTCCATGGCTTGCATCAAACTTCTAGGGCTCACTGCTTGTCAATATAGTGGTCAAGGCTTTCTGGAGGTTCTGGCGCACCAGCGTGGACTCTTTACGCTGCGGGTCTGGACCCTAGAGGATTTAAAAAAACTCAGGCTGCCTTGGTGCAGAACACTTGGGATGACCCTGCCAAATTTCCGAAAATGATCTGGGCTACGAATTATACAAGACTGGTTTGCCAGACGATGTTCACGCTCTTCTGGGCAGGGCGAGATTTCGCACCCAAGGCAATCATAGACGGCATGAATATTCAGGACTACCTTCAGAGTCACTATATCTCTGCTTGTAGATACTTCGCGCAGAAGATCCACGATGCTGGTGATCTTGAAAACGATGTGGTTATCGGATGGGAAAGCCTTAACGAACCTCAACGGGGGCTGATTGGCTACCAAGACATATCCGTCATACCTCCAGAACAACAGCTCCAGTTAGGAACGTCGCCGACTGCTTTTCAAGCTATGCTCACCGGTTCAGGTCGTGCTTGTGAAGAGCCAATATGGGGATTTGGAGGGTTCGGTCCTTATCAGAGCGGCCGGGAACTTGTGGACCCCGAGGGCGAGACCGCTTGGCTGCCAGTTACCTATGATGACACCAAGTATGGCTGGACGAGGGACCCCAACTGGAAGTTGGGCGAATGCTTGTGGGCTCAGCATGGGGTCTGGGATCCTGCGACAGACGAGCTCTTACAGAAAGACTACTTTGCGAAGAAACCCCGAACTGGCGAGCCACTAGATTACGACAAGTTCACTAACACCTATTTTTTAGAGCACTATAGAGCCTATACAGAAGCTATCAGGAGTGTATGGCCCGGTGCTATCATGCTTTGCCAACCTCCAGTCATGGAGATTCCGCCTGACATCAAAGGGTCAAATGATGATGATCCGAACATGGTTCATGCCGTTCACTATTATGACGGCCTCACACTCATGTCAAAGCATTGGTCGGTAGTATCTTCCCGCTTCAGCAGCCTAGTGTTTTAACACGTACAGGAATCGTCTCTATAACGTGGATGTGATAGGCGTCCTCCGTGGGAAATACCTCACGCCAGCTTTTGGCGTGAAAATAGGAGAGACGGCAATCCGAAACTGCTTGCGCGATCAGCTTAAATTTCTGAGAGACGAGAGCTTTAGGTACATGGGGAACCACCCGCTGATATTCACCGAGACTGGGATACCCTACGACATGGATGACAAATACGCCTATAAAACTGGTGATTACAGCAGCCAGATCAGCGCTATGGATGCATGCCACTACGCGCTAGAAGGAAGTTCCTCCAATGGCTTCACTTTGTGGGTTTATACGGCAAAGGTAAGAAGCCCTCTGGACCACGGATTCGTATATACAACGTCCCTAACAGCTCCTTCAGAATGATCATGAGTGGGGCGACCAGTGGAATGGAGAAGATTTGTCTATATATTCGGTCGACGACCTAGAGCTTCCGAGCGGCAAGTTCTTGGATCACGGATCCGCTAGCCGGTTAGACCACCAATCCCCTTCATACTcgtccagccacagccacaacaGCAACCAACAGATAAGCCCTAGGAACTTGAAAGATGCGATCAAGACACCTTCTATATCGTCACAAGTATCTCAGCTAGATGAGGACAGATTGGGATACCGTGCTGCAGAGGCTTACCTTCGACCTAGCCCTATCGTCACTAATGGGTTAGTATCCGAGTATGTGTTCGATCTGCGGAACTGTAGCTTCTCTATGTCACTTGTTGGGAATAGAGCGATATCGGGACAGGATACCCCGACGGAGATCTTCCTCCCGGAATTTCATTTCCCGGAAACCCATACCGAAGTGAATATCAGCTCGGGGGAGTGGTTGATTGACCACGTAGAACTCAGGGATGTCGGTGTCCAGCGGCTCCGGTGGTGGCATCCCGAGGGTGATCAGAGTATTAAGATCCTGGGTGTCAAGCGCAAAGGTGGTGCTTTAGCAGCCCCATCGGCGGAGGACGTTAGCTACCTTGAGCAGTGTCAGACGGGAGGATGCATCGTGATGTAGGCTGCTTTTATGAATTCGTCTTAGCGTTCAGGCACGTTGTTTCTAATAACTACCACTGATATCTGAATAATCATAAACGAATACACAACTGCTCCAGACCACAATTCATACAGTTGCCTTATCTGATggcttatcgataagaaAAAGGCGGTGAGAAACTGCCCCTCCGAGT is a window of Aspergillus nidulans FGSC A4 chromosome VI DNA encoding:
- a CDS encoding DUF1917 domain-containing protein (transcript_id=CADANIAT00010063) — encoded protein: MPKSMTLSPEDIFSDESSFYGSEEETTQMERVAATYNPETYWIRIHPHLLTTIQARNQEVNRQPSRSAEEKNKMAYSPMDIDTDTSYLPRNEPGPNESSTDFLKRVTPSTTREEDVGPWIYVHTDQLARHKEDQAAFITKGLEALDEFVDQERKLREENDQKKGSAIALSRKVKPLQRELERHVFEIARETNCITGKWMMFITPDQIDSYWQAVADATMKGLLGICAKVATLSGSDERNKARLMAVYTRDYDDIADVKRVLRKLVELKLVKRGERPIYYKRDALTYLNIKSGNRYGMKVTALSSVDVLGGKV
- a CDS encoding SKI complex subunit tetratricopeptide repeat protein SKI3 (transcript_id=CADANIAT00010065), yielding MSSKSALKEVRAALDAKNFELAADKAKAIVKEQPQNYHANVFLGLAQDKLNHFLESERAYLAATRIKGDDKTAWQGLISLYERQGIQYLEQYREVVIKLGLVFAALDDKHRCQDVVDKYVAFTRKNGTRLQYKRALELHLPTSPLYDYLEGRLPHPAHTYQRLIEISESEEREFINREIGERRTRLGARIDQVTLEVKRDAYRRSELEELYRGIVNWSHDDQIRRTYEEKLLQRAYDVLTVLPANEKHAKREEVLQAARDMVIIKHPFELAWKIVLEWQDVENFSQWDRPFLEDFIEFFPGDDLTKVLKGFLASDLSPFPKEPAKRNEEAEKSENGNGEEVAAQDRLLMMVEGFEMSSASIVAHRIMAELYSSLEEYESVVDVCRKGLQNVDDLVRRTGISLQNTSDSLNIALANSLIYHQSPRNHPEAQRIFQDILQRHPTSTSCLLGIGLILKVDEDYPEAVNFLERALERDHSNLKVRGELSWCRALNGDLSSGLSGLQDVLEELQASEKENRVFKGEILYRIGYCQWEIDPSPAARKNRAGAYASFLASVQANISFAPAYTSLGLYYADYKKDKVRARRCFHKAFELSPSEIVAAERLARTFADQKEWDLVEAVSQRVVDSGKAKPAPGSKRKGYSWPYAALGTVQINKQQYPKSIVSFQAALRISPDDYHSWVGLGESYHNSGRYIAATKAFYHAQQLEPTLSNTEKGQIWFARYMLANVKRELGEYDDAIARYEEVLKIRPNELGVTIALLQTLTENSWKCLESGLFNDCAELARKAIIVAKSLATERADIFNLWKGVGDACAILSYVKSKAAKLPMKEVRGLLSTQLEASALCILTDVDDVGENHLTALDDGKDILTLANDCMYASILAYKRAIHVSLQDTHAQAVSWYNLGWAEYRASRCIKLVGEKKKQSRRLLKAAMRCFKRAIELEAGNSEFWNALGVVTTSMSPRVAQHAFVRSLHLNDRSAQVWTNLGTLYLIHNDIQLSNEAFTRAQSTDPDYSQAWVGQGFLALLFGEPREARGLFEHAFDISRSSSRLPKQQYTLTLFDHLVADASVSNEVSQLIQPLFTLYQLTSQDPSDLPFVHLFSLLAERIGEFSDAESNLRNLSLHVEAEYEVSESATSLSRYAQANADIARVLLARQEYEEAAEKAETALMLSSEEDSEKFEPEMYKNLRLSAHLTAGLAHYYMRAMDNAIDMFRDALQEADNSPDVVCLLAQVLWAKGGEEERTVARQQLFECVESYPDHVGAVTLLGAIALLDDDRDVIEAVESDLHNMITRDDIEIHQRARLIKLLTAISACVAGDSDVPSETRRIGEAAAAVMRAPYDPQGWLELSSAAQESHPAEMGVKTALQSVPPRSNLDANDLSKAYSQTGKASDALRAIMVAPWMQGGWQELSHIVSAT
- a CDS encoding COG1/VPS51 family protein (transcript_id=CADANIAT00010064) → MSTISSPRPSIASSRAYSPTPASSRRPSLDALNTSIAGSLSATSTPSTARAVSPSLHPRRNRAALRDYYNLKPSDAAGLGPNGRRSRSVPRHTDAGDISNPSTVVAGTELDSPDFDPQRYVNNLLATSSLATILKAENTLVGDIRTLDGERKALVYDNYSKLIRAVETIGKMRQSMDERGAPLTMTKTLGPAISFVAETAGSLIREGEVLRERMRESNPVRERERREKETVRWVLEAPGRLAKLVEDGKREEAEKDWEEVRRLLEKWEGVKGVAEVRTACEKAMQKEDEAD
- a CDS encoding sterylglucosidase 1 (transcript_id=CADANIAT00010066); translation: MASLRLRIDGARFKDPQNREITLRGINVAGEAKYPKSPNVPSNVADNFFDADNVSFVGRPFSLDEAHTHFSRLWKLGYNTIRYMFTWEAIEHEGPGKYDDEWISFTIEVLRIAKQYQFYVFMDPHQDVWSRLSGGSGAPAWTLYAAGLDPRGFKKTQAALVQNTWDDPAKFPKMIWATNYTRLVCQTMFTLFWAGRDFAPKAIIDGMNIQDYLQSHYISACRYFAQKIHDAGDLENDVVIGWESLNEPQRGLIGYQDISVIPPEQQLQLGTSPTAFQAMLTGSGRACEEPIWGFGGFGPYQSGRELVDPEGETAWLPVTYDDTKYGWTRDPNWKLGECLWAQHGVWDPATDELLQKDYFAKKPRTGEPLDYDKFTNTYFLEHYRAYTEAIRSVWPGAIMLCQPPVMEIPPDIKGSNDDDPNMVHAVHYYDGLTLMSKHWNRLYNVDVIGVLRGKYLTPAFGVKIGETAIRNCLRDQLKFLRDESFRYMGNHPLIFTETGIPYDMDDKYAYKTGDYSSQISAMDACHYALEGSSSNGFTLWVYTAKLLQNDHEWGDQWNGEDLSIYSVDDLELPSGKFLDHGSASRLDHQSPSYSSSHSHNSNQQISPRNLKDAIKTPSISSQVSQLDEDRLGYRAAEAYLRPSPIVTNGLVSEYVFDLRNCSFSMSLVGNRAISGQDTPTEIFLPEFHFPETHTEVNISSGEWLIDHVELRDVGVQRLRWWHPEGDQSIKILGVKRKGGALAAPSAEDVSYLEQCQTGGCIVM